A DNA window from Centroberyx gerrardi isolate f3 chromosome 5, fCenGer3.hap1.cur.20231027, whole genome shotgun sequence contains the following coding sequences:
- the cass4 gene encoding cas scaffolding protein family member 4: protein MENKLAKALYDNTAECPDELAFRKGDIVTVMDQNVAGTSGWWMCSLYGRQGLAPANRLQLLPQSGTTAGSLSHGAEKSKLVDGQSDDSPQNIYQIPSVPRPSTSPAYERMDMIYKVPSTPLSASKSPIPSALKHSTEGPEGNKPSVFNVLSSPNGEVYDVPNRARRSSLFTPSTTPRKLSRKVSLIPISELERRFDPQDSLGCSSPGHSYVYAVPPTLSQDPSYDIPVPSATEAQQKMVSGYNTLPNPRKPEWIYDVPVSPEKPGPATGSYDTMPSKAVARQLYDTLPTRAWPMQSCSPTPSLYDIPKPSSSALSLDIPSPPKVLPRAPIYDKPPTQRLSEELVYAVPPQEHLSTRGLTDPRSDHIPLECRGDSGSAYEHTRVRLQRIRKVLAPASLCDRPGSGDSLLQEEDERGRAPHLSAADSQRISTASSSSTSSCDSLALSSSSPEPLREVTLSQDEASRRLLELQEAVCRAVPRLMEFVSSRWRSKEHLEKHLEEIKEAAEGIACSVTCFLNFALDVKGNARRLTDANLQTRLHKQLSIVEDSGVILQQTVSALNVAGWPLNTLSQDPGQVQTPDQLERFVMVARTVPEDVKRLVSMLNANGKLLFRPPQKEPELPNTTGQPEMKKSPDGSEQGGDLVEDDNDYVQLQTKNDFEKQQKEVQREPKENITPASKKPQGDERRHSSEPSVGTEEPRKPSLSEHCRLYFGALQKAIGGFVSSLRDGQPPEKFISHSKLVIMVGQRLVDTLCREAHSGGSSQSLLCKSNHLCALLKQLAVATKKAALHFPDKQALHEAQDFAKELAQRAQHFRLSLDL, encoded by the exons atggag AACAAACTTGCCAAAGCTCTGTACGACAACACTGCAGAGTGTCCAGATGAGTTGGCCTTCAGAAAAGGGGACATCGTCACGGTGATGGATCAAAATGTGGCCGGCACCAGTGGATGGTGGATGTGCTCTCTGTACGGACGGCAAGGATTGGCCCCTGCAAATCGACTGCAGCTCTTACCCCAGTCTGGAACGACCGCAGGTTCCCTGAGTCATGGCGCTGAAAAGTCCAAATTAGTTGACGGTCAAAGTGATGACAGTCCTCAAAATATCTACCAGATCCCCAGTGTACCCAGACCCTCCACCAGCCCTGCTTATGAACGCATGGACATGATCTATAAGGTCCCATCCACTCCTTTGTCAGCTTCCAAAAGTCCCATCCCGTCAGCACTTAAGCACAGCACAGAAGGACCAGAGGGAAACAAG CCTTCAGTCTTCAATGTGCTATCCAGTCCAAATGGGGAGGTTTACGATGTCCCGAACCGAGCAAGGCGATCCTCCCTTTTCACT CCATCAACAACTCCAAGAAAGCTGAGCCGAAAAGTCTCACTGATCCCTATTTCTGAGCTGGAGAGGAGATTTGACCCTCAGGACAGCTTGGGGTGTAGCAGTCCAGGTCACTCTTAT GTGTATGCAGTCCCACCAACTCTGTCTCAGGACCCTAGTTATGACATTCCTGTTCCCTCGGCCACAGAAGCCCAACAGAAAATGGTCAGTGGATACAACACCCTCCCCAATCCCCGCAAGCCAGAGTGGATCTATGATGTGCCAGTGTCTCCTGAGAAGCCAGGTCCAGCCACAGGCTCCTACGACACCATGCCCTCCAAAGCTGTCGCTAGGCAGCTCTATGATACTCTTCCAACACGTGCTTGGCCCATGCAGAGCTGCAGTCCAACTCCTTCGCTTTATGATATCCCAAAACCCAGTTCATCTGCACTGTCACTAGACATCCCTAGTCCACCCAAAGTGCTGCCAAGGGCCCCTATTTATGACAAACCACCCACACAAAGGCTTTCGGAGGAGTTGGTGTATGCCGTCCCACCCCAGGAGCATCTCTCCACCCGAGGCCTCACTGATCCCCGTAGTGATCATATACCTCTGGAGTGCAGGGGGGACTCTGGCAGTGCTTATGAACACACTAGAGTGCGTCTGCAACGGATTAGGAAGGTCCTGGCGCCTGCTTCTCTCTGTGACCGGCCAGGGAGTGGGGACtcgctgctgcaggaggaggatgagagaggcagagccccGCATCTCTCTGCAGCAGACAGTCAGAGGATCAGCACCGcttccagctcctccaccagctCCTGTGACTCTCTGGCTCTGAGCTCGTCTTCTCCTGAGCCTCTGCGGGAAGTGACGCTCAGCCAGGACGAGGCCAGCCGCAGGCTACTGGAGCTCCAGGAGGCTGTTTGCAGGGCGGTGCCCCGTCTCATGGAGTTTGTCAGCAGCCGCTGGAGGAGCAAAGAACATCTGGAGAAACACCTGGAGGAGATCAAGGAAGCAGCAGAGGGCATTGCGTGTTCCGTGACATGCTTCCTAAACTTTGCCCTGGACGTTAAGGGCAATGCTCGCCGTTTGACCGATGCCAACCTGCAGACCAGGCTCCACAAGCAACTGTCCATTGTGGAAGACTCAGGCGTAATCCTACAGCAAACAGTGAGCGCTCTAAATGTGGCTGGCTGGCCCCTGAACACTCTGTCCCAGGACCCGGGACAGGTCCAGACACCCGACCAACTGGAGCGCTTTGTTATGGTGGCCCGTACTGTGCCAGAGGACGTGAAGCGCCTGGTGTCCATGCTCAATGCCAACGGCAAGCTTCTGTTCAGACCTCCTCAGAAAGAGCCAGAGCTTCCTAACACCACAGGTCAGCCAGAAATGAAGAAAAGTCCAGACGGGAGTGAGCAAGGAGGGGACTTAGTGGAGGATGACAATGACTATGTACAGCTACAG ACTAAGAATGATTTTGAAAAGCAGCAAAAGGAAGTGCAGAGGGAACCAAAAGAAAATATCACACCAGCCTCTAAAAAGCCTCAG GGCGATGAGAGACGTCATTCCTCTGAGCCCAGTGTTGGTACAGAAGAACCTCGTAAGCCCTCCCTGTCAGAGCACTGCCGCCTTTACTTTGGTGCTCTCCAGAAGGCCATCGGGGGGTTTGTGAGCAGCCTGCGGGACGGCCAGCCACCGGAGAAGTTCATCTCGCATAGTAAGCTGGTGATCATGGTGGGACAGAGACTGGTGGACACCCTGTGCAGGGAGGCCCACAGTGGAGGGTCCAGCCAGAGCCTGCTGTGTAAAAGCAACCACCTGTGTGCCCTCCTGAAGCAGCTGGCTGTGGCCACCAAGAAGGCGGCGCTGCACTTCCCGGATAAGCAAGCTCTGCATGAGGCGCAAGACTTTGCAAAGGAACTGGCCCAAAGAGCACAGCACTTTCGATTGTCGCTTGACCTCTGA